ACGTCGTCGTGACCGTCACGGGCGCGAGCATCGGCGGCGCGTGGTCGGACCGCATCGGGCGGCGCAAGGTGTTCGTCGTCGCGGCGGCCGTGACGCTCGCCGCGGGCTGCGTCGTGTTCGCGCTGCTTCCCGTACTGTGGGCCGTGCTCGTCGCGGCGGTGCTCATCTCGGCGGGCTGGGCGCTCTTCGTGAGCGTCGACGTCGCGATCATCACCCAGGTGCTGCCGTCCGACCGCTCGACGGGCAGCATGCTCGGCGTCGCGAACGTCGCCAACGCGCTCCCGCAGGTGATCGCGCCCGCGATCGCCGCGCCGATCGTCACCGGCCTGGGCGGTTACCCCGTGATGTTCCTCATCACGGCGGTGATCTCGCTGCTCATGCTCGCGTGCCTGCCGCGGCTGCGCGGCGTCGCGTGACCCGCCATCCGCACCACCGAAGGAGACCGATGACCGCCCTCCCGATCCTCCCCGCCGGGTTCCGCTTCGGCGCCTCGACCGCCTCGTACCAGATCGAGGGCGCCGTCGACGAAGACGGCCGCGGGCCGTCGATCTGGGACACCTTCACGCGCGAGCCCGGGCGCATCCGGAACGGCGACACGGGCGACGTCGCGATCGACCACTACCACCGCGTCGAGGGCGACCTCGACCTGCTCGCCGAGCTCGGCATCCACGACTACCGCTTCTCGATCGCGTGGTCGCGCATCCTGCCGCAGGGCACAGGCGCGGTCGAGCCGCGCGGCCTCGCGTTCTACGACCGGCTCGTCGACGGGCTGCTCGCGCGCGGCATCCGTCCCGTGCCGACGCTCTACCACTGGGACCTGCCGCAGGCGCTCGAGGACCGCGGCGGATGGCTCTCCCGCGACACCGCGGAGGCCCTCGGCGACTACGTGGGCGTCGTCGTCGAGCGGCTCGGCGACCGCGTGCGCGACTGGATCACGCTCAACGAGATGAGCGTGCAGACGCTCTACGGCTACGCGCTCACCGACCACGCGCCCGGTCGCGGGCTCGGCTTCGGTGCGCTGCCCGCCGCGCACCACCAGCTGCTCGCGCACGGCCACGCAGTCGCGCGCCTGCGGGAGGCGGGCGCCGAGCGGGTCGGCGTCGCGCAGCAGCACTTCCCCGTCGTGCCGGCCTCGGAGTCGATGGACGACCTCGTCGCGGCGGGCACGTTCCAGGCCATCACGAACTGGCTCTTCGCGGACCCGATCCTCGCGGGGCGCTACCCCGAGGAGCTGCGGCCGCTCATCCCGCTCGACGACGCGCAGCTCGCCGCCGACCTCGAGCTCATCTCGGCGCCGCTCGACTTCTACGGCGTCAACTACTATGAGCCGATGCTCGTCGAGGCGCCGCGTGAGGGCACCGACTACGCGGGGGCGGCCGAGGTCGACCTGCCCGAGGGACTGCCGTTCGCGCTGCTGCCGTATCCGTCTGAGGAGCGCACCGACTTCGGCTGGGCGATCGCGCCCGGCCAGCTCACGGCGATCCTGCGCGAGCTGCGGGAGCGGTATCCGAACCTCCCGCCCGTCGTCATCACCGAGGGCGGTGCGTCGTTCCACGACGGCCCCGGACCCGACGGTGCCGTGCACGACGCACGCCGCATCGCGTACCTCGACGCGCACCTGCGGGCGGTCGCGGATGCCGTGGCGGCGGGCGTCGACGTGCGCGGCTACTACACGTGGTCGGCGTTCGACAACTTCGAGTGGGCGGCGGGGAACGACGAGCGCTTCGGCCTCGTCTACGTCGACTACGCGACCCAGGAGCGCATTCGCAAGGACTCCTTCGCCTGGTACCGCGACGTCATCACGGCCCAACCCTCCGATCGCTGACCGGTCGGTTTCTGGCCTCATCCGGGGGGCTTGAGGCGAGTTACCGACCGGTCAGGGGCTGTCGGCGAGCAGCAGGCGCGACGGCAGCCGACGGATGCGGCGGGGCGTCACGCGGGCGAGCACGCGGACGAGGGCGAGGGCCGCGCGCTCGCGGCGGAGCCGTCGCGGGAAGCCGTACGCGTCGCGGATGCGGTCGGGCAGCAGCGCCGCCGTCGCGAGCCGCCCGAGGGGGAGCGCCGCGCGCACCCACCACGGCACCGTGCCGCGCGCGGGGCGCAGGATCGCGGCCGCCACCTCGCGGGCGTCGGCGCCCACCTCGAGGGAGGGCAGCATCCGCTCCCAGTAGGCGGCGAACTCGGCGCGCGTCGCAGGCCACAGCGCCGCCGGCACCTGCAGGCTCGTGCCGAAGCGGCCCGAGGTCGCGTACACCTCGTCGGCGACCGCCTCGGGCAGCGGCGCGAACAGCGCGTCGTGCACCCGCATCCCCACCTCGTAGAGCGTCGCGGCCACCCACAGCTGCGGCTCGGCATCCGTCGTCCCCGGGATGCCGGCGTGCGCCCGGTCGACCTGGGCCGCCGCGCGCTCGGCGACCTCGGGCGTGCCGAGCCCGATCGCGTAGACGTAGCCGAGGGTGTGGCGCAGGCGCCGCATGGGGTCGCGCCGGAAGCCCGAGTAGCGCGCGACGGCGTGCCCGACGGCCGGATGCGCGAGCTGCAGCAGCAGCGCCGCGCCGCCTCCGAGCACGAGCGCGCCCTCGGCGAGGTAGTCGTCGGCGGTCGTCACCCGGTCAATCCTCACGGATTCAGAAGGTAGAGTGGCACTCGGCCCATTTATCTCGACATCGAACTATCTCGGCGTCGAGACAGTTCGGCCGCTCACTCCTCTCCCCGACACACTGGAAGAAGCGCAGCGTGGATCTCTACGAGTACCAGGCCCGCGACATGTTCGAAAAGTACGGGGTCCCCGTGCTCGCCGGCATCGTCGCCGACACCCCCGCCGAGGCACGTGCCGCGGCCGAGAAGCTCGGCGGCGTGACCGTCGTCAAGGCTCAGGTGAAGACCGGAGGCCGCGGCAAGGCCGGCGGCGTCAAGGTCGCCAAGACCCCCGAGGATGCGGAGGCCGCCGCCGAGGCGATCCTCGGCCTCGACATCAAGGGCCACGTCGTCAAGCGGCTCATGGTCGCCGCCGGCGCCGACATCAAGCAGGAGTACTACTTCTCCGTGCTGCTCGACCGGGCCAACCGCTCGTACCTGAGCCTCGCCTCGTACGAGGGCGGCATGGAGATCGAGCAGCTCGCCGAGGAGCGCCCGGATGCGCTCGCGCGCGTCGAGGTCGACCCGCTGACCGGCATCACGCTCGAGAAGGCGAAGGAGATCGCGGTCGCCGCGAAGTTCCCCGCCGAGCTCGTCGACAAGGTCGCCCCCGTGTTCGTGAAGCTCTACGAGGTCTACACCTCGGAGGACGCCACGCTCGTCGAGGTGAACCCTCTCGTGCTCACCGGCTCGGGCGACATCGTCGCGCTCGACGGCAAGGTCTCGCTCGACGACAACGCCAGCGAGGTGCGCCACCACGAGCACGAGGCGCTCGAGGACAAGGACGCCGCCGACCCGCTCGAGGCGAAGGCGAAGGCCGCGGGCCTCAACTACGTCAAGCTCGACGGCGAGGTCGGCATCATCGGCAACGGCGCGGGCCTCGTCATGTCGACGCTCGACGTCGTCGCCTACGCCGGCGAGAACCACGGCGGCGTGAAGCCCGCCAACTTCCTCGACATCGGAGGCGGCGCCTCGGCCGAGGTCATGGCCGCGGGCCTCGACGTCATCCTCGGCGACCCGCAGGTCAAGTCGGTGTTCGTGAACGTCTTCGGCGGCATCACCTCGTGCGTCGCGGTCGCGAACGGCATCGTGAAGGCCCTCGAGATCCTCGGCGACTCGGCCACCAAGCCGCTCGTCGTGCGCCTCGACGGCAACCAGGTCGAGGAGGGCCGCGCCATCCTCGCCGCCGCGAACCACCCGCTCGTGACGATCGCCACCGGCATGGACGAGGGCGCCGACAAGGCCGCCGAGCTGGCCGCGAAGTAAGGAACCAGGAACATGTCGATCTTCCTCAACAAGGACTCCAAGGTCATCGTCCAGGGCATCACCGGCGGCGAGGGCACCAAGCACACCGCCCTCATGCTCAAGGCGGGCACCCAGGTCGTCGGCGGCGTCAACGCGCGCAAGGCCGGCACGACCGTCTCGCACACGGACAAGGACGGCAACGCCGTCGAGCTCCCCGTCTTCGGCACCGTCGCGGAGGCCATCGAGAAGACGGGCGCGGACGTCTCGATCGCGTTCGTGCCGCCGGCCTTCACGAAGGACGCGATGATCGAGGCCATCGACGCCGAGATCCCCCTCCTCGTCGTCATCACCGAGGGCGTGCCCGTGCAGGACACCGCCGAGGCCTGGGCCTACGCGAAGTCGAAGGGCGAGAAGACCCGCATCATCGGGCCGAACTGCCCCGGCATCATCACGCCCGGCGAGGCGCTCGTGGGCATCACCCCCGCGAACATCACGGGCAAGGGACCGATCGGCCTCGTGTCGAAGTCCGGGACCCTGACCTACCAGATGATGTACGAGCTGCGTGACCTCGGCTTCTCGACCGCCATCGGCATCGGCGGCGACCCGATCATCGGCACGACGCACATCGACGCGCTCGCCGCGTTCGAGGCGGACCCCGAGACGCGTGCGATCGTCATGATCGGCGAGATCGGCGGCGACGCCGAGGAGCGCGCGGCCGAGTTCATCAAGGCGAACGTCACGAAGCCGGTCGTCGGCTACGTCGCGGGCTTCACGGCCCCCGAGGGCAAGACGATGGGCCACGCGGGCGCGATCGTGTCCGGCTCGGCCGGCACCGCGCAGGCGAAGAAGGAGGCCCTCGAGGCCGCCGGCGTCAAGGTCGGCAAGACCCCGTCGGAGACCGCCGCGCTGCTGCGCGAGGTGCTCGCGGGCGCCTGAGCCGCATCCGTTCCACGTACGCGCCCCGTCCGGTCCGCCGGGCGGGGCGCGTCGTCATCTCCGGGTTTCGTCGCGCGGCTGGAGCCGTGACCCGGCGGCGGGAGAAACAACCCCCGCCGCGATGTCGTGGCTCCAGCCGCGCCAAGGACTGACGGAGACGGGGAGCGCCAATAGAGTCGGGGGATGGGCACCGCTGACCTCCCCCACTCGACGCCGTCCGCCGAGGGGATCGACGCCACCGGGATCTCCGCACTGCTCGACGCCCTCGAGGGCGACCCCGACATCCGCCTGCACGGCC
The Protaetiibacter sp. SSC-01 genome window above contains:
- a CDS encoding GH1 family beta-glucosidase gives rise to the protein MTALPILPAGFRFGASTASYQIEGAVDEDGRGPSIWDTFTREPGRIRNGDTGDVAIDHYHRVEGDLDLLAELGIHDYRFSIAWSRILPQGTGAVEPRGLAFYDRLVDGLLARGIRPVPTLYHWDLPQALEDRGGWLSRDTAEALGDYVGVVVERLGDRVRDWITLNEMSVQTLYGYALTDHAPGRGLGFGALPAAHHQLLAHGHAVARLREAGAERVGVAQQHFPVVPASESMDDLVAAGTFQAITNWLFADPILAGRYPEELRPLIPLDDAQLAADLELISAPLDFYGVNYYEPMLVEAPREGTDYAGAAEVDLPEGLPFALLPYPSEERTDFGWAIAPGQLTAILRELRERYPNLPPVVITEGGASFHDGPGPDGAVHDARRIAYLDAHLRAVADAVAAGVDVRGYYTWSAFDNFEWAAGNDERFGLVYVDYATQERIRKDSFAWYRDVITAQPSDR
- a CDS encoding oxygenase MpaB family protein gives rise to the protein MTTADDYLAEGALVLGGGAALLLQLAHPAVGHAVARYSGFRRDPMRRLRHTLGYVYAIGLGTPEVAERAAAQVDRAHAGIPGTTDAEPQLWVAATLYEVGMRVHDALFAPLPEAVADEVYATSGRFGTSLQVPAALWPATRAEFAAYWERMLPSLEVGADAREVAAAILRPARGTVPWWVRAALPLGRLATAALLPDRIRDAYGFPRRLRRERAALALVRVLARVTPRRIRRLPSRLLLADSP
- the sucC gene encoding ADP-forming succinate--CoA ligase subunit beta: MDLYEYQARDMFEKYGVPVLAGIVADTPAEARAAAEKLGGVTVVKAQVKTGGRGKAGGVKVAKTPEDAEAAAEAILGLDIKGHVVKRLMVAAGADIKQEYYFSVLLDRANRSYLSLASYEGGMEIEQLAEERPDALARVEVDPLTGITLEKAKEIAVAAKFPAELVDKVAPVFVKLYEVYTSEDATLVEVNPLVLTGSGDIVALDGKVSLDDNASEVRHHEHEALEDKDAADPLEAKAKAAGLNYVKLDGEVGIIGNGAGLVMSTLDVVAYAGENHGGVKPANFLDIGGGASAEVMAAGLDVILGDPQVKSVFVNVFGGITSCVAVANGIVKALEILGDSATKPLVVRLDGNQVEEGRAILAAANHPLVTIATGMDEGADKAAELAAK
- the sucD gene encoding succinate--CoA ligase subunit alpha; the protein is MSIFLNKDSKVIVQGITGGEGTKHTALMLKAGTQVVGGVNARKAGTTVSHTDKDGNAVELPVFGTVAEAIEKTGADVSIAFVPPAFTKDAMIEAIDAEIPLLVVITEGVPVQDTAEAWAYAKSKGEKTRIIGPNCPGIITPGEALVGITPANITGKGPIGLVSKSGTLTYQMMYELRDLGFSTAIGIGGDPIIGTTHIDALAAFEADPETRAIVMIGEIGGDAEERAAEFIKANVTKPVVGYVAGFTAPEGKTMGHAGAIVSGSAGTAQAKKEALEAAGVKVGKTPSETAALLREVLAGA